attctccaggccagaatactggagtgggtagcctttcccttttccaggggatcctcccaactcagggatcgaacccaggtctcccacattgcaggcagattctttatcagctgagccacaagggaagcccatttccaaATACATCACACTATTAATACTCCTTCCCATGCACTCAGGTATGGCCTGATCTCTTGTTCCTTCCTAAGTACCGCATAGTCAGATAGAATGCGCTGTAAGTTATTTACCTACTAGCTTTTCCAGGCCAACTTTATGGGTTAGTATGTGGTCTGTTTTCAAAAATGTTCTGTACGTGTTTGAGAAAAAAGTGTATTTTTCTAATTGGATGCTGGTCTCCTACAATGAGTTTGTTAAGCATGTTGCTCAAATCCTGTGTATCCTTATTcattttttgttcatttcattttgCAGTTTCTGAAAGAGGTTAGTAGATTTTACAGTTTCTCCTAATAGCTCTATCCATTTTCACTTTACATATTTCAAAACTATGGTATTAAGTGCTACAGGTCTAGAATTATCATCTGAACAACTGAACATTTTATCATTATCCAGTGATCCTGTTTATCCCCCCAAAAGGTTTTGCCTTAGTTAATTTAGCTACATCAGCTCCCCTCTGGTTAGTATTTGCATAGGATATCTATTCCAATCCTATCAGTGTCCTAATGTTTTAGCTCTGTCTCTCATACACAGAATATAGCTAGATTTTGTACTTTCATCAGTTGAAATGATCTATGCCTTTTAACTGGTGAGTTTAGTCAACTTCTATTTATTGTAGTAACTGAGGAGTTGGCTGCCAAGATcaaaaggacttttaaaaaagtacCTTCTTGTATCCTAGCTGTAACCTGGTAACTAACTCTAGTCAATTTCTAAACACTCTGCTTGCATTCACTCTCTTGTAAGAAGTTACCAAAAGTCCAATGATCTCCATGAGTGAATCTGAGCTGATACTATACAGTTATGGGGAAAGGTCAATTAATGCAAGGAACAGTGCACACAAGCCTAATCCATTTGATGTAAACCAATGCATTGCACACTTTCAGTTGCTCTGTATTCCTTCAGAAATGTGCATGGAAGTGATTCATTAGAACTATACTCTTCACAGAAACAAACCAATTCTCTTAGGCTCACTAGGGCATCTCCAATGGTAAAATTCAAAAACCAATCAAACTGAATAATAAGCCCTCTTTGCAGACATTTACATGGAGAAAGAACATGATTCTTGACAATTCAGAGTAAATGAAGTGCAAATTATTCTCTTACAATATATACCAGAATTGAAGCTTAAATTGTGATTAAGAAAGAACCCACAgtttaatcagaaaaatatatttattggtaATTCCCATGAGCTcatatttgatacatttataacaTAGGATAACAAGTTCAAAACTATTGCTAAGTTATAAATATGGAATTTATGCCGAATttgcattatttaattttattttgaatttgcaTGTGTGcctatatttgaatatttataatattccAGAAAAAGCACAGTGGAATGTGCAAGACAGATTTATTTAGTGTAATGCTCTGAAATGTGTCAAAGTCTTCAACACTGTTCTTAGAGGCAAAATGGCAGAAATAACAAATTGGATGCAATAAGACCAACTGAATAATCTGCGAAGTCCAATACCTAAGGAAAGTTTTTCTGCCAGTAAATATTTTACTAAAAGTTTAGACAAATATTTCTCTAAGCTTACAATGACATTGTATTAGAAGACATATACCATTAATAGGATTCTTCATTACAGTTTAATGGAAGACCAAATATTCCCATCTATACCTTTTTTTTTCACCCTAATCTCAGTGACTAAATATCTCATCTTATTTGGCACAGAATGTTGATATTAGCTTCCCAACTGCGAAGCACGTTCTTTACACTGTTAAAATAGCTTGTCCCTAGAATGTAGTCTTTGTGGAGTTTCAACAATAAGATTCTGAACCTCACTGTATTTAGTGGCCCCTCAGATACCCAGAGCAGTTGAGGAATGCAGTGTTCtagtccaggggtccccaacctctgggatcaaGTGCCTGATGATTTGAGGAGGAgctgataaaataataatagaaataaagtgcacaataaatgtaatgcacttgaatcatccccacaCCATCCCCAGTCCATGAGAAAATTGGCtttcatgaaaccagtccctagtGCCAAAGAAGTTGGCAACCCCtggtctgctgctactgctgctgctgctgctaagtcacttcagttgtgtccgactctgtgtgaccccatagacggcagcccaccaggctcccccgtccctgggattctccaggcaagaacactggagtgggttgccatttccttctccactgcatgaaagtgaaaagtgaaagtgaagttgcttagtcgtgtccgactcttaacgaccccatggacggcagcccactaggctcctccatccatgggattttccaggcaagagtactggagtggggtgccatctagtCAACTTAATTTACCATTAACCAGGGGCAATGCTCTTATGAAGTGAAACTGTTCTAGGGGGAGGCTGCTGCAGCAGACTGGACTCCACTTCTCTCCTGGATGAGGGCAGCATGTGCACTAACTGATCTAACGCCTCAGTCGTGGACGTTTAGAACCTACAATCCTTCTCCAACCCCAAGACTGTGCTCTTCTAATCAGACCATTAGCTCTTGTATCAGCTCACTTGAAAAGAGGCTCATGAGTATTCAAAGTCCAGGCTATCTTGGGTGGCTCTGGCTGAAGAAAGTAAGCCTTTTATTTCTGTGTGCCATTATTAATTTcctgtttcatttaatttttaaacagagaacaagcaatggcaatccactcaaatATCTCTGTACTGTACTAGTGTAAGAGTTCCATGGATTCTTTGGAATGTGACAACAGCCAATCATCAGAAAAATCAACAATCGATGTCTGACTTATCACCTCTGCCTTTCAGTCTCAGAGTTTATTTAGCCAAGGCTGCTTTCCTCATTAAGGACTCCCAGAATATCAAGAGGCTAATGAAACAACCAGCCAATAGTCTTTAGAAACCAAAAAGCAGATGTGTGTAATTTATCAAAGCCATAATTaagcatcattttaaaaactgttaatatttatttttattatgaaagcaATGCATACtcgtaaagaaaattaaaatccttcaaagaaacagagaaagaaaataagtcaCTAATTGAACTATTgatattttggtatttttcttccattctttgcCTTTTATGCTTAGATTTGAGAGGGATGGAAAGATGATTTGCCTCTCTCCTTCCACCCCCGCCCCTTTGCTTGCTCACATAATTGTTGTCAAACTGGGCCCATAACTGTCTATCTCTTTTCCCCTTAGCATTAAATCACTACCAATTTTCCATACTCTAAAAAGGACGTTTAAATGGTTTTGAAATAATCCCTCAAGTGGATGTACTGAGATTTCTTGAACCATTCACCTATACGTTGATCAGATTTTTCCAATTTGTTACACTTAAAAATAACTCCAAGTAACTTACAGATAATGGGAGCCTCCTAGGATGCCATTGTTGTGTCACCCTCTGCTTTTTCCTCATGGCACTTCTCACAATTTTCAGTAATGAATTATTTGTTTCCTGTCTACCTTTCCCACTCTATGAAGCCAGGGACCATGTCTACCTGGTTCCTCACAGTGCCTCTAGCACATAGCATATTGatgagatattcaataaatatttgtaaataaatgaataaataaatgagtgaatgataaAAAGACATGTACAGGACTGTTTTTCAGTaaaatgccagaaaaaaaaattgtggggcAAAGAAATACTGTCAATGTtctctgtttatctattttatttccaaaagaatcatttcaatttacatttccatcaacaatGTATATGAATGATGGTATTTACCACACCTTTGTCAACACTGACTACTATCCTTTTTTTGTTTGGCGGCCGTGGTGATATATACCAAGTTGTTTTTTTCAATCTGAGAAATTAATTAGAGAAGCAAAAAGCTTTTCCTACATACAATTGAAATCTGCATTTCTTTAGTACCAGTGAAACtaaacttttttctttagtttagAAACTAAAAACTAATCTTTCCCCTTTCTGTAAACTAGCTTTGGTTCCATGTTGCAAGTTTTCTGGTCATAGCCTTTGTTTTTCTGCTCAATTCGCTGCAGTTCTTTTTCCAGGAAAGATGTCAgccttttgtctgttttatttgttgTGCATATTTTCATCAGTTTGACACataccttttcatttatttttggacagataaacatttctcatttttatgtAATCATAACTGTCGGTATTTTCCTCTATTCAAATAATCTCTTCCTtggctaagattcccacatgaaAACTGCAGTGATCATTTAAATAATACTGCCAACTGTGAATTCAGATTAACTGGGTTCACAGACTCCTACATATACAACTAAGCCCTAACCTGTTTAGAACTCTGGTTCTCACTTCTTTGCAAGCTTTGGCCAGTAGAAAGCTAGGCAAGTTAGACTGGTCACAGCTCTCAGTACCCTCCCAGCTCTCATTAGACCCCCTTTTCAACCTCTCTGTTTTGTCAGCGGTACCATCTTGACTCCAGACTGGAAATCAGAGCTATACCTTTAACTTGACTATAGCCTTCATTTACTTTTGTGCTTCTTACATTCCTGCCATGCGAGAGTTTCTCATGCCTCTGGAGTTCAACCTTCTGGTTGCCATTCCAGGACCTCTACAAGGAGGCTCCCTAACCCTCCCCCAGGCATGAACCTTCTCGGGGACTTGACCTTGAGATGCCATGAGGATGCCACATCCAGCCACAGTGCCTCCCTCCTTCTAAATTTTGTTGTTTGCTCATTGTTTATTcccgaagtcatgtctgactctttgggccccatgaaccgtagcccaccaggctcctctgtccatgggatttcccaggcaagaacactggagtgggctgccgtttcctcctccagggaatcttccccacccagggatgaaacccgtgtctcctgagaaGCCAGTTTCTTCCTAAGAACAAGCCACCTATTCTCAGAAGCCTTTCCAAACAGATCTCTCCTTTTTCTGGCCTGCTCCTCATCCTTTAGAAAGAaaagggccttagaaagcaaccTGTTTAAGTCTCCCATTTTAAAGAGGGGGGGAGGACCTGCCAAATCACTggttcctccccactccccacctgtCTATACTACATAGTTCTGCACTTGTACCATAATGAACTTGAGGCTGAAGATGGTAACCTCGGCTTTGGGGGATTTGTCTGGGCTCTAATCTCCTCCAACTGCCAGCGCTAGGCAGAGGTCATAATACTTACTCCACAAAGTTTGCTGATTAGACCTAAACTGTTACCTAAACAGATgaacttttctctatttttaaaatgtattccaatAAAGGTACGACATTTTAAAGACATTATTGATATTCAAATCATTTTCAAACAAAACCCATCTTCTTTATTAAATATCTAAAACACCAAATTATTCCATTCTACTGTAAGTTCTGTGAGAGCAAAGATGACACATCTCTCCTGGAATATAATGGGCAGCTTCGCAAAATTTTGTTTCACGAATGACAGATAGAAGAGGTGACCATTCTTTAATGTCATTTCACACTACTTAAGTTGATGACAGATATCTAGAAAAGACAAGCTCTAACATTCTTATTGCCACGTAACAGCACTAGTCTAAAATTACTATTAAGAAAATCTAATTCCAAATAGCTTTTTATACCACCTTGAGAACTTTGAGCTTGTCTGGGATGCCAGCAACGTATTTGCCATCCGGGCAAAGATGTTAATTTATCATGGTGAATTTCTTCCCCTCTCCTGGGAAATACACGTGTGCAGGGCAGGAGGCAATAACAGCTCTTAGCATCCTCGGCTAATTGAAGCTACACCTGTGAGAATCCAGTGGCCTACAGCTTGAGGGACCAGAAGGACCGCACCACTGCCTAAACTGATCCATTCACTCACTGCCTTGCCCTGTACCACATGCCAGTCTTGTCGTCCTGCTTCACTGCATGAGGAAAGGAGTAGAGCATGGGCACCTGAGCCATGAGCAGGCTCACGCACTATGGACTTCTTACCAAGACATGGCTGTGTCAAAATAGAGCcaccttgggaattccctggcactccagtggttaggacttggtgctttcactgacgaagcccgggttcaatctctggctagggaactaagatctcagaagccatgcagccaaaaataaataaagccacctttaaacaaaaggaaaagaaaaggaagcctTTACTACAAGTATTAAAAAGGAGTGACCacaaagaagacaaaagagagagaaagctgtGCTCCATAGAAATGCCATATTTCCTGTAAGTGATAACCTAGTGGATTTCCTGTAAGTGATAACCTAGTGGATTCTAGGTGAAAATTAATTACTCTTCCCCTATGACTGCTGCAAAATGTAAAGATGCTAAATGTCTAAGATGCACCATGAATATGACGATCAGATTCTCTGACTTGGGTAGCTGAGGAAGCTGATCTTCTCCCGCCACCAGCTGCCACCCTAGTGTGCCAGCCAGCACAGTGCCCGGGGGAAGAATGAGCCTGGTGCAGTTTCTCGATGCCCAATTCTGAGGTCCTCCCACAGACTCAGGGATGCACTAGAGTTGGCTACAAACAGAGGGAATTTGGCCTGAGAAAAAGCCTGCAGAATCTGGGAGTCAGCAGAACTGATCAGCAACCATGTTTTGATACATTTTCAAAAACAGTCTTGGGAATTCTCGAATGAGCAGGATTTTGCTCTGGCCCCTAAACAACATATTCGCACACAGAGGCATGAAATGcaatttctaggtttttttttttttttaaaacaaatacgaTTCTTAATAAACTGGTGCCTTTTGCCAGCCAAGCACTCTCTCTTTGTCCTCTCCAGGCAGCGTGATGGCAGCCGTTTGCACTCAGCAGTTATATATCACCCGAGCACTTCTAGAATGTAGCAGTGGGAGCACAATTCAGGTCTTGGCTTGCAGCCTCCATGGCCTCTCATGCCGGCCTCCCCCCACCATGGACAGATGTAGTGAGTCAGAAGGTGTCCCTTGTCGCCACTGATGGTTCCTCCTGACACTTATTCACCAGGCCCCCAGTGTATTCTCACCCTGCTCAGCTTTGCAGTGATTCCTGCCTTGGCAATGAGACGCCCCTTTGCCAACCAGCCACCAGACCTTCTTCTGGTGAGCATAAAGCTTCAGGGAGGTAGAATTCTATTTCTCTCCCAATGGCTGCGGCAACCCTGGTCCAATCACTCATTCAAACACATGTGTAAAAACAACTGGAAACGCCGATAATGTAGGTGATAATACCACCAGTGAGCATCCATGGAGTGTTCACTTTGTGGTAATGACTCACATGAAATACCTCACTGtgcttttgcaaaaaaaaaaaaaaaaaaaaaaaaacaaaaaccttgctCATGGAGTTGCCGTCGACAGAGCCAGGGCTGTGGAATCAGCCCAAGCTGGAGCAAGATCCTTGCTGTGTCACTAAAGAGTCCAATGACCTTGAGAAAGTCCTTCAACCACTTTGGGCTTCTGTCTCATCTGATAAATAGGGAGACTTCTGCCCACTCTGCCTTCTTGCTACCGACAGTGCAACTTTACAGAGACATAGCAGAGATAAGGGATGGCAAAGCTCATCAGGAACCAGAATGCACTCTCCACACAGATAAGGCTGGGACAGGCTCGGGTCCAAGGTCATGCAGCTGGTTCACGGCTAGCCTGGAACTGAGGCCCAGGCGTCAGAACTCCCAGGCCAAACAGACGGAGCTGCTGTTCTGCTCAGCTCAGTGGACCACAGAGCCCACCAGCAGCTGGCATGGAAGGCTGTTCCACACAGGAACTCCCCGCGGCTGACTTTGTCTCCTGAGACCAGCTCCTCGGCCTCATGCATCACCGCCAGCACAGATGTTTCTGTCTCTAAATttgcaacatacacacacactctcactgtCACACGCTTGTGTACACCTTCTCTCACACAGATTATCAGAATTCACAGAACTGATCCTGTAAGCAGTCAGCATCCTGGGAAATACTGGAACCCTCCAGCTATGACTACTCTTTAAGATGACGATTTCTGGAGGTGGGTAGGAATTAAGGAAATAAAGTGCCTTGGGGTAGCCACGTGTTTCTCTAgcaaattttacttcattttggTGAATATCAGAAGATCCAAGTAACTCTGACTCTTTAGAAAGTGATTCTTCCTTTATTAGACTAGATGGCACTGTGGTATCACCCTTTTGATGACCAAGGAAATCGTATTTCATGTCAAATAATTTTGCTTCCACTGGGGACTGTCCAAGGGTCCTCGTTATCCTATGGAAATTTTCTGAAGGAACCTGCCAGAGGACAGTGGCCATCAAATACACAAGATCACAATGACAATAATATGTGTTTACACACTATGTCACACTACCTGTCCAAAGGGATTTTAAAAGGCACATGTGCCTTGTGGAACTCCAGAGAGGGCCGGGCCATAGTAGCCAAgactttgttttttcctcctctgccACAGCCATGGCTGTGGAATTCGATTTTTGCCctcaagagttttgttttttttttttatagcagcaCCTTTCACTACACCTACAGGCTCCATTAGCAAGAGGAATTATTTTCAATATTGCCAAATTGTTTGTGAACATCTTAAACCCTAAAGTCTTGTGGTGACAATGGCTTACACAGTTCTCACAGTGGATTGAGGTGGCAGCCTTCCTAGGGTTAAGGTTCTCTTAGGAGGTTGGGAACAGGGGAGGTTAGTGCTGGAAGGGAAATGAAAGTTCAACAGATTTTCCCAGAAATCCAGCATTCAGAAAGGACACTGTAAACTGAGGGATGGGAAAGTGAGTAGGGGGTGAGGTTTCCTCTAAATCTCAATGATGACCAGAAAGTTGGAGGGCTCCATTCATCTGGGGCTGGACAGAAAAACCCACATTGGCTGTTGCATTCCAAGAGGTACCAACAAAAGGTGATAGTGTCTGGAGCAGAGCAGCCCTCACCATGAGAAGGGAATGGGGAATCTGTCCAGGGAAGCAGCCTCTGTAGCAGCAGCAATCTCCTGTGGTCAGCTCGGTGGAGAGACAGAGAGCATGGCCATGTCAACTAAACTCACCTTATACATTCCCGGCATCCCCTGCAGCAGCCCTCTCTGTTTTATAGAGAGCAGCAGAATGGGAGCCCTGACTGGGGCAATTGCACCCCAAAGAGTCCTTCCTACTCCCCACTTTATGGCATTCCCTGACCTCCAGCAACCAGGCATTGCAGCTGGCTGGAGGAAAATGACCTCGCTTCAAAAGTGACTGGCTTTTCATAAAACAGCTCTTTCAGCATCAGCCCTAGGTTCCCAGCAAGTGGACTGGCAGTGCCCTGCTCTAGGGCTCAGGAATTTGTAAATCAGGAGAGGTTTCTCAAGACTGAGCCCCACACGGGATCCGCAGCAGCGTCCCAACCCGCCCTGCAGCCCGCGAGATGCCCCTTACACTCGCAAAGCGCAGGGGATGCCCCGCGTGCAGCCAGTAGCCAGGGGCACAAGCTGGGTACTGGGTGTCCGCAAACAGCCGCAGAGGGACATTTATTCGCCCAAAGAGAGTAGAGCCAgcggaaagaaaggaagagcgaGGCGACAAAACTatggaaggaagagggaaaaacacacacacacagaaaaggttAAAGAAAGGACGGGAAGCAAAGTGAGAAAGGAAAAcggagggagaaggaaagagcaagcGGCCAGGAGCTGACAAGATCCcaaagcaagagaaagagagGCGAATAGACGAAGCGAAGGGaaaggctggggaggagggggaagaatgCGGGATCGTCAAAAAAGAGAAAGGCGGCTTGGGAACCTGGGcgcagagaaaagagagaagctgGAGGGGCTCAGGCACGCTACACGGAGAGCGCGGCTCTTTCCGGCGCTCCAGTGAGGAATCTACATTCTGTACCCTGTCCCGGCGGCTGCCAGGGGTAGAGGGGTGGCGGGAGGGGGGCTCGTCCCGGGCCTCCCAGCCGCTTCCCCCCGCGCACTCTGAGCCGCCAACCAGGCCAACCCGTGTGCAGACACAGGAGCCGTCCCGGGTAGGAATAGACAAGCTTCCTGCGGCCGCCACAGCGCCGTGCTCCCACGCGCCAGGGCGCCAGGCGCCTGCCCAGCCCAGCTCGGGCGCCACTGCAGGGACGCCGAGGTGCTCCCTGGGTCACCCGCACCAATCGGCCGCGCCTTCCGATCCTCTGCCCGCCCGCCGGGCCGGGTCAGCGCCCCAGCTCGGCTCGGGGGGCCCTGATCGGCCGCGGGCGCGCACTCACCTGGACGGTCTCAGCCTGGCATCGCGCTTGCCGTCCACCACGGCGGGCACGCAGCTGGTGAGCTCGGTCCAGTCGGCGTGCAGTCCGCAGCTCCAGCCCGTGGAGAACCTGGAGAAGAGCCAGGTCTCCCTCTTACCAGGCCGATGGCAAGTGCATTTCTTCTGACCCACGCGGCACTCACACGGCTGCTCCAGCTGGATGTTGCGCACCAGGTGGCGGCCGAAAGTGGTGCCTCCGGTCTTTTGGATGTGCAGGAACACGATCAGGTCATCGCCCTTGATGTCGAAGTCTACCTTGCGCAGAAGGTCGCCGCGGCTGAAATTGTAACGGGGCACGAACCTGGCGGAGCTCTCATCCTCCGAGCGGTACGGGTCCGGCAGCGGGGAGCTGAACGCCTGCAGACGGAGGAGCTGGCATTCTGTGCCGGGGCACACGTATTGGAGGACGATCACCGCAAATAGGAAGAGCATCACCAAAGCCAGCAGCAGCTTGTTGGATTTCTCATCCATGTTCCCGACGCTGGGGGAAACCCAAGCTCCTTACGTCAATCCCGCAGCTCAGCCCGCGCTCGCCGCGCGCCCGCACCGCCCCTCCCCTGGCGCCGCGGTTGCTCCCCTTTCCCCCTCCCTTCGGCACCGAGTACTCcaccgcggcggcggcggcggcggcggcggcggcgccctTCCCCGCTTCCTTCCTTCCCGGCAGGCTCAGCGCTGTGGCTTCTGCCGCacacccctcctcccccccaccccatcgaCTCCTTACCGCTGGCTGCCTGCCCTCTCCCCGCACCGGAGCTCTCTGGAGCGGCTTCGCGGGGTTTCATACCAGTGGGACCCCGCCTGCCCCGGTTGCCCCACTCCCCAACTCATACCACGGGTCCGAGCCTCCGCTCATCTCGTTCCACTCTCGGTGGCTCCCTAGTTCCCATCCCCATCCCGCTTCGCCCACCGGACTCTCCCCGGGgcttctgcccccagtccctttGGCGCGCACGCCGCCACCTCCTCGCCTGCCCAATCTCGGGCTCCTTCACCGTGCGCCTCCGAAACCCTGCTCTTGCCCGCACCGGGTTGCCCACCTTGGGGGCCGCCTCGAGGGAGCTCAGAGCCCGGCGTTCGGAGTTCCCCTGGGGGAATGGGGTCCGCGAGCAACCCGACTTGCTAGCTGAGACGCTGCGCTAAGGGTGCCCGCGGAAGCGCGGGGAAGGAGCCGCAGCGTAGCCAAACGCACGCCGCTCCCCTCCAGAGCCGCGAGCCGGCCGCCGCGGGCCAGCCGGAACTTTGCGCCCTTTCCTCTCCTCGCGGTTGCTTTCCTTTCCCGCACCGCTCCCGCGCGCCCTGGCCCGGAAGCGCGAGTCCCGCTTTCGCCTAAAACGTACCTGGCTAGGGGACCGAAAATCTTGGAGAATATCGCGCCGAGCACGTGCTTCAGAGAGTGGCCCAGGGCGGCCAGGCCCCGGGTGAGCAGGGCCCGGCAGAGGGAGCCCAGGTCCCAGCGTCTCCTGAGGTCGTGCATCCGCCTGCGGCGGCCTCGGAGCAGTAGCGCGAAGAGAGGGGCGCGCGCGGCTCCCGCCAGAGAAGAAGAAGCCTTTAGGGGCTCGTCCAGGAGCGGCTGGGAGTTGAATCCGCGAGACACACCCCTAGGAGGGCCCGCGCGGACTGAGGCGGCGACTGATCCGGGCCGGCTTGCTGCCAATTCGGCCTCTACTCTGGAATGCCGGCGGGGACAGGTGGTGCGGGCGGGCGCTCCTCGCTCCAGTTGCAACGGCGGCCCGAGCGCCCGGGCTGCACACGCAGGCAGTGCCATTCCCCCCTTCAGGCAACTCAGGGTACTAAGGATCAGGAGCGAGCTTGAATTTATGTAATA
This DNA window, taken from Bubalus kerabau isolate K-KA32 ecotype Philippines breed swamp buffalo chromosome X, PCC_UOA_SB_1v2, whole genome shotgun sequence, encodes the following:
- the HS6ST2 gene encoding heparan-sulfate 6-O-sulfotransferase 2 is translated as MALPACAARALGPPLQLERGAPARTTCPRRHSRVEAELAASRPGSVAASVRAGPPRGVSRGFNSQPLLDEPLKASSSLAGAARAPLFALLLRGRRRRMHDLRRRWDLGSLCRALLTRGLAALGHSLKHVLGAIFSKIFGPLASVGNMDEKSNKLLLALVMLFLFAVIVLQYVCPGTECQLLRLQAFSSPLPDPYRSEDESSARFVPRYNFSRGDLLRKVDFDIKGDDLIVFLHIQKTGGTTFGRHLVRNIQLEQPCECRVGQKKCTCHRPGKRETWLFSRFSTGWSCGLHADWTELTSCVPAVVDGKRDARLRPSRNFHYITILRDPVSRYLSEWRHVQRGATWKASLHVCDGRPPTSEELPSCYTGDDWSGCPLKEFMDCPYNLANNRQVRMLSDLTLVGCYNLSVMPEKQRNKVLLESAKSNLKHMAFFGLTEFQRKTQYLFEKTFNMNFISPFTQYNTTRASSVEINEELQKRIEGLNFLDMELYSYAKDLFLQRYQFMRQKEHQEARRKRQEQRKFLKGRFLQTHYQTQSQGQNPNPSQNPSQNPNLNASQSGTQSLFQNLIQNLTQSSGQNPSPKENQESQKQNSGQEQSDGNTSNGTHDYIGSVEKWR